One Agelaius phoeniceus isolate bAgePho1 chromosome 8, bAgePho1.hap1, whole genome shotgun sequence genomic region harbors:
- the LOC143694688 gene encoding olfactory receptor 14A16-like, with the protein MSNSSSIRHFLLLALADTRQLQLLHFCLLLGISLAALLGNGLIISAVACGHHLHTPMFFFLLNLALADLGSICTTVPKAMHNSLWDTRNISYTGCAAQLFFFMFFIGAEFYLLTVMCYDRYVSICKPLHYGTLLGSRACAHMAAAAWASAFLNALVHTANTFSLPLCHGNALGQFFCEVPQIIKLSCSHSNLRELGLIVVSLCLSFGCFVFIVFSYVQIFRAVLRIPSEQGRHKAFSTCLPHLAVVSLFISTATFAYLKPPSMSSPSLDLALSVLYSVVPPALNPLIYSLRNQELKTAVWRLMTGWFQKY; encoded by the coding sequence atgtccaacagcagctccatcaggcacttcctcctgctggcattggcagacacgcggcagctgcagctcctgcacttctgcctcttgctgggcatctccctggctgccctcctgggcaacggcctcatcatcagcgccgtagcctgcggccaccacctgcacacgcccatgttcttcttcctgctcaacctggccctcgctgacctgggctccatctgcaccactgtccccaaagccatgcacaattccctctgggacaccaggaacatctcctacactggatgtgctgctcagctctttttctttatgttcttcattGGAGCAGAGTTTTAtctcctgaccgtgatgtgctacgaccgctacgtgtccatctgcaaacccctgcactacgggaccctcctgggcagcagagcttgtgcccacatggcagcagctgcctgggccagtgcctttctcaatgctctcgtgcacacagccaatacattttccctgcctctgtgccatggcaatgccctgggccagttcttctgtgaagtCCCACAGATcatcaagctctcctgctcacactcaaacCTCAGGGAACTGGGACTCATTGTAGTTAGCCTTTGTTTatcatttggctgttttgtgttcattgttttctcctatgtgcagatctttagggctgtgctgaggatcccctctgagcagggacggcacaaagccttttccacctgcctccctcacctggccgtggtctcTCTGTTTATCAGCACAGCCAcatttgcctacctgaagcccccgtccatgtcctccccatccctggatctggccctgtcagttctgtactcagtggtgcctccagccctgaaccccctcatctacagcctgaggaaccaggagctcaagactgcagtgtggagactgatgaccgGATGGTTTCAGAAATATTAA